One stretch of Deinococcus reticulitermitis DNA includes these proteins:
- a CDS encoding DnaB-like helicase C-terminal domain-containing protein encodes MQAAPVGLRILPAGIVVADARGRVHCWAGNTYHSAKSGGGIERLCALGEDRVVTLGDRQQLHLWRMPEVQALGQDAQAGHHVLYCFGEGRREDITRELSRLQASLGYEELRYGEERRVPLVLDKYARAAGDLAALPGRLAVYDEEFDGQTVRDLARRYRRALSQAQAAGEAGEHARLIVVIDNIDSAVTFDNKRFSREDQAYEYEAKRFEQAAKRDSYHLAVLSQTNDEGRRRQGAPEKSDIARAKVLMNRAAFVVTLHRPITEADRTQTDKDGEPGRRARTWIAVRKARGGRVDELEFATNPRTGQWFDPQQAAF; translated from the coding sequence TTGCAGGCAGCCCCCGTGGGTTTGCGGATCCTGCCTGCCGGAATTGTGGTCGCCGACGCGAGAGGCCGCGTGCACTGCTGGGCTGGGAATACCTATCATTCGGCGAAGAGCGGGGGCGGAATCGAGCGTCTGTGCGCCCTGGGAGAAGACCGCGTGGTGACGCTGGGTGACCGTCAGCAACTGCATCTCTGGCGAATGCCGGAAGTGCAGGCGTTGGGGCAAGACGCTCAGGCCGGCCACCACGTCCTGTACTGCTTCGGCGAGGGGCGGCGCGAGGACATCACCCGCGAACTCAGCCGCCTGCAAGCGTCTCTCGGCTACGAGGAGCTGCGCTACGGCGAGGAGCGCCGGGTGCCCCTGGTGCTCGACAAGTACGCCCGCGCCGCCGGGGACCTCGCCGCGCTGCCGGGGCGGCTCGCGGTGTACGACGAGGAGTTCGACGGTCAGACGGTGCGCGACCTCGCGCGGCGCTACCGCCGGGCGCTCTCCCAGGCGCAGGCGGCGGGCGAGGCGGGCGAGCACGCGCGGCTGATCGTGGTGATCGACAACATCGACTCGGCGGTGACCTTCGACAACAAGCGCTTCTCGCGCGAGGACCAGGCCTACGAGTACGAGGCCAAGCGGTTCGAGCAGGCCGCCAAGCGCGACAGCTACCACCTCGCCGTGCTCTCGCAGACCAACGACGAGGGCCGGCGCCGTCAGGGCGCCCCCGAGAAGTCCGACATCGCCCGCGCGAAGGTCTTGATGAACCGCGCCGCCTTTGTCGTGACCCTGCACCGCCCCATCACCGAGGCCGACCGCACCCAGACGGACAAGGACGGCGAGCCGGGCCGGCGCGCAAGAACCTGGATCGCGGTGCGCAAGGCGCGCGGCGGACGGGTCGACGAGCTGGAATTCGCCACCAACCCCCGCACCGGACAGTGGTTCGATCCGCAGCAAGCGGCGTTTTGA
- a CDS encoding toprim domain-containing protein, producing MQDRIALAKANYSLEQVAHRLGMRTETRAGELYAQCVNPQHDDRHPSMHLATRGKHAGKFKCWSCSEARGDVVDLVRLALGLSTIQALDWLDGQQRTAPMPKAAPRVEKEAPVINEDLHPFAFQAHVERSDDAARWLAQRGLAGVMDTFFLGSTDAPGFPVSLLPDKWDPDTGRIYKHKNFRNRLVIPYLMPDGSVPFVNARALGDQKPKYLKASRPQGGSISPYLLHMMLNMSDQLFIAEGELDALSLQAALPGVAAAAIPGTQTLARSDEPLFEGKDVILVMDNDEAGVRARVELEKRLSPYARSVTQAYVHPDFVDINEQLVKRGRKWSAGYWEAVRTEAVKRKVFRTV from the coding sequence GTGCAAGACAGAATCGCGCTGGCGAAGGCCAACTATTCGCTCGAACAGGTCGCGCACCGCCTCGGCATGAGGACCGAGACCCGCGCCGGCGAGCTCTACGCGCAGTGCGTCAACCCCCAGCATGACGACCGCCACCCCTCGATGCACCTCGCCACGCGCGGCAAGCACGCTGGCAAGTTCAAGTGCTGGAGCTGCAGCGAGGCGAGGGGCGACGTGGTCGACCTCGTCCGCTTGGCCCTCGGGCTCTCGACCATTCAGGCCCTCGATTGGCTCGACGGCCAGCAGCGCACGGCCCCCATGCCCAAAGCCGCGCCCCGGGTGGAGAAAGAAGCGCCCGTGATCAACGAGGACCTCCACCCCTTCGCCTTCCAGGCCCACGTCGAGCGCAGCGACGACGCCGCGCGCTGGCTGGCCCAGCGTGGCCTCGCCGGGGTGATGGACACCTTCTTCCTCGGCTCGACCGACGCCCCCGGCTTCCCGGTCTCGCTGCTGCCCGACAAGTGGGACCCCGACACGGGCCGGATCTACAAGCACAAGAACTTCAGAAACCGCCTCGTGATCCCCTACCTGATGCCGGACGGCTCGGTGCCGTTCGTGAACGCCCGCGCCCTCGGGGACCAGAAGCCCAAGTACCTCAAGGCTTCCAGACCCCAGGGCGGTAGTATTTCGCCCTATTTGCTGCATATGATGCTGAATATGAGCGATCAGCTCTTCATCGCCGAAGGTGAACTCGATGCGCTGTCGCTGCAGGCCGCGCTGCCGGGCGTCGCCGCCGCCGCCATCCCCGGCACCCAGACCCTCGCCCGGAGTGACGAGCCGCTCTTTGAGGGCAAGGACGTGATCCTCGTGATGGACAACGACGAGGCCGGCGTCAGGGCGCGCGTGGAGCTGGAAAAGCGCCTGAGCCCCTACGCCCGCAGCGTGACCCAGGCGTATGTCCACCCGGACTTCGTTGACATCAACGAGCAGCTCGTGAAGCGCGGACGCAAGTGGTCGGCGGGCTACTGGGAAGCCGTCAGGACCGAGGCCGTCAAGAGGAAGGTCTTCCGCACGGTCTGA
- a CDS encoding cysteine desulfurase family protein, with translation MTTYLDDHATTPCDPRVVEAMLPHFTGQFANPSSTSHLPGRRAADAVEQAREQVAALLSAPPADVVFTAGATESNNLALYGVARAAAHGSRRRIITLPTEHKAVLEPCRDLGEQGFEVVYAPVDRDGLVVLDALEELLTPETLLVSIQAANSEIGTVQPLDEVAGRVRAAGALLHCDATQAVGRVPLDWRALPIDLLSLSGHKLYGPKGSGALLMRRALRRGGLVPLMRGGGQEGGLRPGTHNVPAIVGLGVAAELMRQEGLEEAARVRAMRDRFEQALRTRLPGARINGHPLRRLPGNSSVTLPGMEADALLLNLPGYALSLGSACNSGALEPSYVLTAIGLSREDADATFRVGLGRFTQQEDLDHLTEDVVTAHDRLRTLAL, from the coding sequence ATGACCACCTACCTCGACGACCACGCCACCACCCCCTGCGATCCCCGGGTGGTGGAGGCCATGCTGCCCCACTTCACCGGGCAGTTCGCCAACCCCTCGAGCACCTCCCACCTGCCGGGGCGCCGGGCCGCCGACGCCGTGGAGCAGGCCCGCGAACAGGTGGCGGCCCTGCTCAGTGCCCCTCCAGCGGACGTGGTGTTCACGGCCGGAGCCACCGAAAGCAATAACCTCGCCCTGTACGGCGTGGCCAGGGCCGCGGCACACGGCTCCCGGCGGCGCATCATCACCTTGCCCACCGAACACAAGGCCGTGCTGGAGCCTTGCCGCGACCTGGGAGAACAGGGCTTCGAGGTGGTCTATGCCCCGGTCGACCGAGATGGCCTGGTGGTGCTGGACGCCCTGGAAGAGTTGCTTACGCCGGAGACGCTGCTGGTGTCCATTCAGGCCGCCAACAGCGAGATCGGCACGGTGCAGCCCCTGGACGAGGTGGCCGGGCGGGTCCGCGCCGCCGGCGCGCTGCTGCACTGCGACGCGACGCAGGCGGTGGGCCGCGTCCCGCTCGACTGGCGCGCCCTGCCCATCGACCTGCTCTCCCTGAGCGGGCACAAGCTGTATGGCCCCAAGGGCAGTGGCGCCCTGCTGATGCGCCGCGCTCTGCGCCGGGGCGGCCTGGTGCCCCTCATGCGGGGCGGCGGCCAGGAAGGGGGCCTGCGCCCCGGAACCCACAACGTGCCGGCCATCGTGGGCCTGGGCGTCGCGGCCGAGTTGATGCGGCAGGAAGGACTGGAGGAGGCGGCGCGCGTCCGGGCGATGCGGGACCGCTTTGAGCAGGCCCTGCGGACCCGGCTCCCGGGGGCGCGCATCAATGGCCACCCCTTACGGCGACTGCCGGGCAACAGCAGCGTGACCCTGCCCGGCATGGAGGCCGACGCCCTGCTGCTCAACCTTCCCGGCTACGCGCTCAGCCTGGGCTCGGCTTGCAACAGTGGCGCCCTGGAACCGTCATACGTGCTGACGGCCATCGGCCTGAGCCGTGAAGACGCGGACGCGACGTTCCGGGTCGGCCTGGGGCGGTTCACTCAACAGGAGGACCTCGACCATTTGACTGAGGATGTGGTCACGGCGCACGACCGCTTGAGGACGCTGGCCCTTTGA
- a CDS encoding deoxycytidylate deaminase encodes MTPQQDARRLLEALEPFARSGEVGPVTNPMYFALTAAIPTWHRFESALKLLQAEGYLFDQGKVLCFDPQGRRGERPKPRWAPLLTLSPPHAPGAPSRPSWDEMGVRTAQLWAERSADPKLKVGSCLMDRWHRVIGVGYNGRAAGEPNERESLDQGMSEALHAEINCLLAANWNGEGATLYVTSEPCASCARAIINARRISRVVYVSPYYEDARRGRDLPRGADILRDAGVEVVQWPA; translated from the coding sequence GTGACTCCACAGCAAGACGCCCGCCGCCTGCTTGAAGCCCTGGAGCCCTTCGCTCGGAGTGGCGAAGTCGGTCCCGTGACCAACCCGATGTACTTCGCCCTCACCGCCGCGATTCCCACCTGGCATCGCTTCGAGTCGGCCCTGAAACTTCTTCAGGCAGAGGGCTACCTCTTTGATCAGGGCAAGGTTCTCTGCTTCGACCCCCAGGGGCGGCGCGGAGAGCGCCCCAAGCCCAGATGGGCCCCTCTCCTGACTCTCTCCCCGCCCCACGCGCCGGGGGCCCCTTCACGGCCCTCATGGGACGAAATGGGCGTCCGCACCGCGCAGCTCTGGGCCGAGCGCAGCGCGGACCCGAAGCTCAAGGTGGGCAGTTGCCTGATGGACCGCTGGCACCGCGTCATCGGCGTCGGGTACAACGGACGCGCCGCCGGGGAGCCCAATGAGCGCGAGAGTCTGGATCAGGGAATGAGCGAGGCCCTGCACGCCGAGATCAACTGCCTGCTGGCCGCCAACTGGAACGGTGAGGGCGCGACGCTCTACGTCACCTCGGAGCCCTGCGCCTCCTGTGCGCGGGCCATCATCAACGCCCGGCGCATCTCGCGCGTCGTGTACGTCTCGCCCTACTACGAAGACGCCCGGCGAGGGCGCGACCTGCCCCGCGGCGCGGACATCCTGCGGGACGCGGGCGTGGAGGTGGTGCAGTGGCCGGCGTGA
- a CDS encoding AAA family ATPase gives MSKLQDVMAQLNKKHKGTLVGSVAEVPRESGGISFGLTGLDRMFKTRGVPRGRITQIVAEQNAGKSTLAMGAISALHTAVDAGREKRGMVLFIDTERTFDEDYARHLGVQVDDPAKFLLMRPDDGIEAIDAIEKLIDTGELDLVVLDSITFLIPREETCPFALARVPPALQKPRERCYRESLCVARRFSDGLRPSPH, from the coding sequence ATGAGCAAGTTGCAGGATGTGATGGCCCAGCTCAACAAGAAGCACAAGGGAACCCTGGTGGGCTCCGTCGCCGAGGTGCCCCGCGAATCGGGCGGCATCTCCTTTGGGCTGACGGGCCTCGACCGGATGTTCAAGACCCGTGGCGTGCCGAGAGGCCGCATCACGCAGATCGTGGCAGAGCAAAATGCCGGAAAGAGCACGCTGGCGATGGGCGCGATCTCTGCCCTGCACACGGCGGTCGACGCGGGACGCGAGAAGCGCGGGATGGTGCTCTTTATCGACACCGAGCGGACCTTTGACGAGGACTACGCGCGCCACCTCGGCGTGCAGGTGGACGACCCCGCGAAGTTCCTCTTGATGCGCCCGGATGACGGCATCGAGGCCATCGACGCCATCGAGAAGCTGATCGACACGGGTGAACTCGACCTCGTGGTGCTCGACTCGATCACCTTCCTCATTCCGCGCGAAGAAACCTGCCCCTTTGCCCTCGCCAGGGTCCCACCTGCTCTACAGAAGCCCCGAGAGCGGTGCTACCGGGAATCTCTTTGTGTCGCTCGGAGATTCTCGGACGGTCTTCGACCCTCACCTCATTGA
- the brxL gene encoding BREX system Lon protease-like protein BrxL: MNAEALNAPSPLDWQALHDLNGKVAGVFKSLAIDKRRLPASQLTKRGIPAYVAEWVLESVVPGQGELSTEEATKVRDWAARVIPGPGEQNIIKHRLAQGQTVKVLTPLQAEVRLKKGKEPERVAQLSLLGIGDAYIADALLEDYPDLLRHGMWGVVELGSLQDGVAVLSFKPMQASVNLKLYKEARRQFSLHEWRALLLTSLGFDPEAFTEWQQTLLLCRLLPLVQKNMHLMELAPKGTGKSFTFENISPKVRLISGGNISPAVLFVNNANGQWGLLARFSVVVLDEVQTARFEKPEEIVGGLKGYLANGKLTRGGLHETASDCGFVILANISLDDQQRPLRELLVEELPAFLQETAFLDRIRALLPGWQLPKLSSKLLVGPDSALTMGLKSDFFGDALIALRDDLEAESYAARNVHLAGDKPYRRNEESVRAIAAGLMKIQFPHGELSPLDFHRYCVKPALQLRQLIWDQLYTLDSEYRQYEHGIRVQ, from the coding sequence ATGAATGCCGAGGCCCTCAATGCTCCTTCTCCCCTGGACTGGCAGGCCCTTCACGACCTGAACGGCAAGGTCGCCGGGGTCTTCAAGTCGCTCGCCATCGACAAGCGCCGCCTGCCCGCCAGCCAGCTCACGAAGCGCGGGATCCCCGCCTACGTGGCCGAATGGGTGCTCGAGAGTGTGGTGCCGGGGCAGGGCGAACTCAGCACCGAGGAAGCCACCAAGGTTCGCGACTGGGCCGCGAGGGTGATCCCCGGCCCGGGCGAGCAGAACATCATCAAGCACCGCCTCGCCCAGGGCCAGACCGTCAAGGTGCTGACCCCCCTGCAAGCCGAGGTGCGGCTGAAAAAAGGCAAGGAGCCGGAGCGCGTCGCGCAGCTCAGTCTGCTGGGCATCGGGGACGCCTACATCGCCGACGCGCTGCTGGAGGATTACCCGGACCTGCTGCGGCACGGCATGTGGGGCGTGGTGGAACTCGGCTCGCTGCAAGACGGCGTGGCCGTGCTGTCCTTCAAGCCCATGCAGGCCAGCGTGAACCTGAAGCTCTACAAGGAGGCCCGGCGGCAGTTCAGCCTGCACGAGTGGCGGGCGTTGCTGCTGACCTCGCTGGGCTTTGACCCGGAGGCCTTTACCGAGTGGCAGCAGACCCTGCTGCTGTGCCGCTTACTGCCACTCGTGCAGAAGAACATGCACCTGATGGAGCTCGCCCCCAAGGGGACAGGCAAGAGCTTTACCTTCGAGAACATCAGCCCCAAGGTGCGCCTGATCAGCGGCGGCAACATCTCCCCCGCCGTCCTGTTCGTGAACAATGCCAACGGGCAGTGGGGCCTGCTCGCCCGCTTCAGCGTGGTGGTGCTCGACGAGGTGCAGACGGCCCGCTTTGAGAAGCCCGAGGAAATCGTCGGGGGGCTCAAGGGCTACCTCGCCAACGGCAAGCTCACCCGCGGTGGCCTGCACGAGACGGCGAGCGACTGCGGCTTCGTGATCCTGGCCAATATCTCGCTCGACGACCAGCAGCGGCCCCTGCGCGAGCTGCTCGTCGAGGAGCTGCCTGCCTTCTTGCAGGAGACCGCCTTTCTCGACCGCATCCGCGCACTGCTTCCCGGCTGGCAACTGCCCAAGCTGAGTTCCAAGCTGCTCGTCGGCCCGGACTCCGCGCTCACCATGGGGCTGAAATCCGACTTTTTCGGCGACGCGTTGATCGCGCTGCGCGACGACCTGGAGGCCGAGAGCTACGCCGCCCGCAACGTGCACCTCGCTGGAGATAAGCCCTACCGCCGCAACGAGGAATCGGTGCGCGCGATCGCCGCCGGGCTGATGAAGATTCAGTTCCCCCACGGCGAGCTGTCCCCGCTGGACTTCCACCGCTACTGCGTCAAGCCGGCCCTGCAACTGCGGCAGCTGATCTGGGACCAGCTCTACACCCTCGACAGCGAATACCGGCAGTACGAGCACGGCATCCGCGTCCAATGA